From the genome of Pseudomonadota bacterium, one region includes:
- a CDS encoding ABC transporter permease, protein MQEISKNIKHSFKRIRGLVLRYVYLIKGSLPRLLELAYWPSIQLVLWGFISQFFLTQSSVLAEAAGILIGAVLLWDVLFRGQLGFSISFLEELWSRNLGHIFVTPLRPYEFILALMGISLIRVLIGVGPAIMLAIPLYHFSIFSLGFPLIAFFTNLLIFGWVIGLLVTSLLLRFGVGAESLAWALIFLIAPVSAIYYPVSILPNWLQWIAWILPPAHVFEGMRAVLAQDYFDNTLLFNACALNLVYLLISSIVFLYNFNAARREGRLLQIGE, encoded by the coding sequence ATGCAAGAAATATCTAAAAATATAAAACACTCGTTTAAACGCATTCGCGGGTTAGTGTTGAGGTACGTTTATCTGATAAAGGGCTCGTTGCCGCGTCTTTTAGAACTAGCATACTGGCCAAGCATACAGCTTGTACTCTGGGGTTTTATCTCGCAATTCTTTCTCACCCAGTCATCTGTACTAGCAGAAGCAGCAGGTATTCTAATAGGAGCCGTTTTGTTATGGGATGTTCTATTTCGTGGCCAGTTAGGCTTCTCAATTTCGTTTTTGGAAGAACTATGGTCTCGTAATTTAGGCCATATTTTCGTTACACCACTTCGACCGTATGAGTTTATTCTGGCATTGATGGGAATCAGCTTGATCAGGGTTTTAATAGGGGTAGGCCCGGCGATAATGCTAGCGATCCCGCTCTATCATTTTTCAATCTTTAGCCTAGGTTTTCCACTTATTGCATTTTTTACGAACCTGCTCATTTTTGGCTGGGTGATCGGTTTGTTAGTAACCTCTTTACTTCTGCGCTTTGGGGTTGGAGCCGAGAGCCTGGCATGGGCACTAATATTTTTGATAGCGCCTGTCAGTGCGATTTACTATCCCGTTTCAATACTACCAAATTGGCTTCAGTGGATTGCATGGATACTTCCTCCTGCACACGTTTTTGAGGGGATGCGCGCAGTATTAGCTCAGGATTACTTCGACAACACGCTTCTTTTTAATGCTTGTGCCCTAAATCTAGTCTACCTCCTCATATCAAGCATAGTTTTTCTCTACAACTTTAACGCAGCGAGACGAGAGGGGCGTTTGTTACAGATTGGAGAATGA